The Candidatus Eisenbacteria bacterium genome has a window encoding:
- a CDS encoding nucleotide exchange factor GrpE — protein MTRKHDKKGVENRAAAPAGVQRPDETAFAAPLDEASVEGAASPAAPAPLTAEEEGYLEQLQRLQAEFSNYRKRVSRERTDWDAHAKGELISLLLPVLDDLGRAREAHASATPSPEAEGLLLILSRLQETLCAAGLEAQESEPGAAFDPHLHEAISCEPCADHPEGLIIGTVQPGYLFRGQLLRPARVRVSKGAPADPAIGAAVDAP, from the coding sequence ATGACCCGCAAGCACGATAAGAAGGGCGTCGAGAACCGGGCGGCCGCGCCCGCAGGGGTTCAGCGGCCGGACGAGACGGCCTTCGCCGCTCCCCTCGACGAGGCGTCGGTTGAAGGGGCAGCATCGCCCGCCGCGCCGGCGCCGCTCACTGCGGAAGAGGAGGGGTACCTAGAACAGCTGCAGAGGCTGCAGGCCGAGTTCTCCAACTACCGCAAGCGCGTCTCGCGCGAGCGGACCGATTGGGATGCCCATGCCAAGGGAGAGTTGATCTCTCTGCTGCTTCCTGTCCTCGATGACCTGGGGCGGGCGCGCGAGGCGCACGCGTCCGCCACGCCGAGCCCGGAAGCGGAGGGCTTGCTGCTGATCCTCTCGCGACTGCAAGAGACTCTCTGCGCGGCGGGACTCGAGGCGCAGGAATCGGAGCCTGGCGCCGCCTTCGATCCCCACCTCCACGAGGCGATCAGCTGCGAGCCGTGCGCGGACCATCCCGAGGGATTGATCATCGGAACCGTTCAGCCGGGCTATCTCTTCAGAGGCCAGCTCCTGCGCCCCGCTCGCGTCCGCGTCTCCAAAGGCGCCCCCGCCGACCCCGCCATAGGTGCCGCAGTTGACGCCCCCTGA
- a CDS encoding DUF1844 domain-containing protein: MSMSDRPDIDQDDLFRAFVAQQQYGAMIYLGKFVHPGSGKLERNLDAAKYAIDLLGMIERKTRGNLDRDEERFLGEVLTTLRLNFVDEVEKDRQAAGKETESLRSAEAEATPNGETEAKPREGGEAAGGAE, from the coding sequence ATGAGCATGAGCGATCGACCCGACATCGACCAGGACGATCTCTTCCGGGCCTTCGTCGCCCAGCAGCAGTACGGGGCGATGATTTACCTCGGAAAGTTCGTCCATCCTGGATCCGGCAAACTGGAGCGCAACCTCGATGCGGCGAAGTACGCGATCGATCTGCTCGGCATGATCGAGCGGAAGACGCGCGGAAACCTCGACAGGGATGAGGAGCGCTTCCTCGGGGAAGTCCTCACGACGCTGCGCCTGAACTTCGTCGACGAGGTCGAGAAGGACCGCCAGGCTGCCGGCAAGGAGACGGAGTCTCTGCGGAGCGCTGAGGCGGAGGCGACGCCGAACGGCGAGACGGAGGCGAAGCCGCGCGAGGGCGGGGAGGCCGCGGGCGGCGCAGAATGA
- the dnaK gene encoding molecular chaperone DnaK: MGKIIGIDLGTTNSCVAVMEGSEPTVIANSEGSRTTPSVVAFKKDGEKIVGAAARRQAVTNPKNTVYSIKRFMGRKYDEVQTERGEVPYEVVRGTNDDARVKIDDKIYSPPEISAMVLQKMKQTAEEYLGEKVTEAVITVPAYFNDSQRQATKDAGRIAGLEVKRIINEPTAAALAYGLDKLKKEEKVAVYDLGGGTFDISILELGEGVFEVKSTNGDTHLGGDDFDQRIIEWLADEFKKQQGIDLRSDPMALQRLKEAAEKAKCELSTMMQTEINLPYITADQSGPKHLNITFTRSKFEQLVEDLIQRTVGPCRQAIKDSGLAASDIDEVILVGGSTRIPKVQEVVRQLFNREPHRGVNPDEVVAVGAAIQGGVLAGEVKDILLLDVTPLSLGIETLGGVCTRLIERNTTIPTRKSQIFSTAADSQTTVEIHVLQGEREMAADNKSLGRFQLTGIPMAPRGMPQIEVTFDIDANGILKVSAQDKATGREQSIRIEAGSGLNESEIKRMVHDAEQHSVEDKARRELVDTRNQAESLVYETEKNLKEWGEKVGADQKSRIEQSIARVKEKMASDSTGPIRTAMEDLQKQLHELAAEMYKAAGGPPREDGTEQQTRQGSAEGRGPVEADYEVVDEDKGKGN, from the coding sequence ATGGGCAAGATCATCGGAATAGACCTGGGAACGACCAACTCGTGCGTCGCGGTGATGGAAGGGAGCGAGCCGACCGTCATCGCGAACTCCGAAGGTTCCAGGACCACCCCGTCGGTCGTCGCCTTCAAGAAGGATGGCGAGAAGATCGTCGGCGCCGCAGCCCGGCGGCAGGCCGTGACCAACCCGAAGAACACCGTCTACTCGATCAAGAGATTCATGGGGCGGAAGTATGACGAGGTGCAGACGGAGCGTGGGGAGGTCCCCTACGAGGTGGTTCGCGGCACCAACGACGACGCCAGGGTGAAGATCGACGACAAGATCTACTCCCCGCCCGAGATCTCCGCGATGGTTCTGCAGAAGATGAAGCAGACCGCGGAGGAGTATCTGGGGGAGAAGGTGACCGAGGCCGTCATCACGGTCCCGGCCTACTTCAACGACTCGCAGCGGCAGGCGACCAAGGACGCGGGCCGGATCGCCGGTCTCGAGGTCAAGCGGATCATCAACGAGCCGACCGCCGCCGCCCTCGCTTACGGTCTCGACAAGCTCAAGAAGGAGGAGAAGGTCGCCGTCTACGATCTGGGCGGGGGCACATTCGACATCTCGATCCTCGAGCTGGGGGAGGGAGTCTTCGAGGTGAAGTCGACCAACGGCGACACCCACCTCGGCGGCGACGACTTCGATCAGAGGATCATCGAGTGGCTGGCGGACGAGTTCAAGAAGCAGCAGGGGATCGACCTGCGGTCGGATCCGATGGCCCTTCAGAGGTTGAAGGAGGCCGCCGAGAAGGCGAAGTGCGAGCTTTCGACGATGATGCAGACGGAGATCAACCTTCCCTACATCACGGCCGACCAGAGCGGACCGAAGCATCTCAACATCACCTTCACCCGCTCGAAGTTCGAACAGCTCGTCGAGGACCTGATCCAGAGGACGGTCGGTCCATGCAGGCAGGCGATCAAGGACTCGGGGCTGGCCGCCTCCGACATCGACGAGGTGATCCTGGTCGGCGGATCGACGCGGATCCCGAAGGTCCAGGAGGTAGTCCGCCAGCTCTTCAACAGGGAGCCGCACAGGGGCGTGAATCCGGACGAGGTCGTCGCCGTCGGCGCGGCGATCCAGGGCGGAGTTCTCGCCGGAGAAGTGAAGGACATCCTCCTGCTCGACGTGACCCCGCTCTCGCTCGGCATCGAGACCCTGGGAGGGGTCTGCACGCGGCTGATCGAGCGAAACACGACGATCCCGACGAGGAAGAGCCAGATCTTCTCGACCGCCGCCGACAGCCAGACGACGGTGGAGATCCATGTCCTGCAGGGGGAGAGGGAGATGGCGGCGGACAACAAGTCGCTCGGCCGCTTCCAGCTCACCGGAATCCCGATGGCGCCGCGCGGCATGCCCCAGATCGAGGTGACCTTCGACATCGACGCCAACGGGATCCTCAAGGTCTCGGCCCAGGACAAGGCGACGGGCCGCGAGCAGTCGATCAGGATCGAGGCCGGCTCCGGCCTCAATGAGTCCGAGATCAAGAGGATGGTCCATGACGCCGAGCAGCACTCGGTGGAGGACAAGGCCCGCCGCGAGCTCGTCGATACCCGAAACCAGGCCGAGAGCCTGGTCTACGAGACCGAGAAGAACCTCAAGGAGTGGGGCGAGAAGGTGGGCGCCGACCAGAAGAGCCGGATCGAGCAGTCGATCGCCCGCGTGAAGGAGAAGATGGCGTCCGATTCGACGGGCCCCATCCGCACGGCGATGGAGGATCTCCAGAAACAGCTCCACGAGCTGGCGGCCGAGATGTACAAAGCCGCGGGAGGGCCTCCCCGCGAGGACGGGACGGAGCAGCAGACGCGGCAGGGAAGCGCCGAGGGACGGGGTCCGGTCGAAGCCGATTATGAGGTCGTCGACGAGGACAAGGGAAAAGGCAACTGA